The Papio anubis isolate 15944 chromosome 1, Panubis1.0, whole genome shotgun sequence genome window below encodes:
- the TCHH gene encoding LOW QUALITY PROTEIN: trichohyalin (The sequence of the model RefSeq protein was modified relative to this genomic sequence to represent the inferred CDS: inserted 2 bases in 2 codons; substituted 1 base at 1 genomic stop codon), with amino-acid sequence MTLSQEQKQDFDSGSCFIVLGLLELEGKKKMSPLLRSICDITEIFNQYVSHDCDGAALTKKDLKNLLEREFGAVLRRPHDPKTVDLILELLDRDRNGRVDFNEFLLFVFKVAQACYYALGQATGLDEEKRARCDGKESLLQDRSKEEDQRRFESRDRQLEEEPGQRRRQKRQEQERELAEGEEQSEKQERLQQRDRQRRDEELWRQRREWKEQEERRAEEEQLQRCKGHETEAFPDEEQQRRRELQELRRERREEKQQQRRERQERVLQEEEEKEWRKRERVHRQEEKLQEEKLQEEEPQLQRELQEEEEQLQKLERQELKREGQAEEQQQQRLRREREERREQQLRRKQEEERREQEERREQRLKREREQRLKREQEERLEQEERREQWLKREQEERREQLLKREEEEERREQLLKREEEEEERLEQEERREQRLKREQEERREQLLKREEEERLEQEKRREQLEERRQQWLRREQELAEEEQEQARERIKSQTPKWQWQLENEADARQSKVYSRPRKQEGQRRRQEQEEKRRRRERELQWQEEEQARRQQQEEEQRRDFTWQWQAEEERQRGRQRLSARPSLREQRERQLRAEERQQREQRFLQEEEEKEQRRRQRRERERELQFLEEEEQLQRRERAQQVQEEGYGPQEDQERRRSPEQRRDQKWRWQLEEERKRRHYTVYAKPALRGQLRKEQQLQQQEEEELQREEREKRRRQEQERQYREEEQLQQEEEQLLREEREKRRRQERERQYREDQKLQQEEEQLLGEEREKRRRRERERQYRKEEELQQEEEQLLREEREKRRRQEQEREYREEEELQQEEEQLLREEREKRXXXXXXXAHREEDELQQDGASRWERVKGEEKVPGAGEAHKEEEELQQEEEQLRREEREKKSSQERERQYRKEELQQEEEQLLREEREKRRLELERQYREGELQEERRLERGERERKGARMEGWKRRXEREWRQQEVARRRXWMGTEGRGSEKRQWEPEKENAVRNNRVYCKRRENEQFRQLEDSQVRDRQSQQDLQPLLDEPQERGGEQEKRRWQQRDRHFPEEEQLEREEQKEAKRRDRKFQEEKQLLREEKEKRVRRGRDRKFREEEQLLQEREEQQLSRQERDRKFREEELRRQERERKFLEEEQQLRRQEREQQLRHDRDRKFREEEQLLQEREEQQLRRQELSRRTPSRRKQQLRRHRKFRXEEQLLQEREEQQLRRQERDRKFLEEEQQLRRQERDRKFREEEQQLRRQELTENPAEETACSQELERKFLQEEQQLRRQELERKFREEEQLRQETEEEQLRRQERDRKFLEEEQLRQEREEQQLRRQERDRKFQGRRNSSSCQEGKTNSSRPARSQGEKEMKKWKGIVEGWRKWWKGRNWSTREEEQLRQETEEEQLHRQERDRKFLGEQVCQERNSSQPGAGRKFREEEQLRQEREEQQLRRQERDRKFREEEQLPQEREEQQLRRQDRDRKYRWEEEQLQLKKQEEQRLRQERDGQYRAEEQFATQEKSRRQAQELWQEEEQKRRQERERKLREEHLRSQQEEEQRRRQVRETQSQEGKGHGRLLEPGSHQFASVPVRSSPLYEYIQEQRSQYRP; translated from the exons ATGACGCTTTCCCAAGAGCAGAAACAGGATTTTGATTCTGGATCTTGTTTTATTGTTCTAGGTTTACTTGAacttgaaggaaagaaaaaaatgtcaccaCTTCTGAGAAGCATCTGTGACATCACTGAAATTTTCAATCAATATGTCTCACATGATTGTGATGGAGCAGCATTAACTAAGAAAGACCTGAAGAACCTCCTGGAAAGGGAATTTGGAGCTGTCCTTCGG aGACCACATGACCCCAAGACGGTAGATCTGATCCTGGAACTTCTGGATCGTGACCGTAATGGGCGTGTCGATTTCAACGAATTCCTCCTATTTGTTTTCAAAGTGGCTCAAGCTTGTTACTATGCTCTCGGCCAGGCCACGGGACTGGATGAGGAGAAGCGAGCCCGGTGTGACGGAAAGGAGAGCCTGTTACAAGATCGCAGTAAAGAAGAAGACCAAAGGAGATTCGAGTCCCGGGACAGACAACTGGAAGAAGAACCTGGGCAACGACGCAGGCAGAAGAGGCAGGAACAGGAGAGGGAGCTCGCTGAGGGAGAGGAGCAAAGTGAGAAACAAGAGCGACTTCAGCAGCGCGACAGGCAGCGCCGCGACGAAGAGCTATGGCGGCAAAGGCGAGAATGGAAAGAACAGGAAGAGCGCCGTGCAGAGGAAGAGCAGCTGCAGAGGTGCAAGGGTCACGAAACTGAGGCGTTTCCAGATGAAGAGCAACAACGAAGGCGGGAGCTGCAGGAGCTGAGGAGGGAGCGCCgcgaggagaagcagcagcaaaggCGAGAGCGGCAAGAAAGAGTGctccaggaggaagaagagaaagagtggAGGAAGCGCGAGAGAGTGCACCGGCAGGAAGAGAAGCTGCAGGAAGAGAAGCTGCAGGAAGAAGAGCCGCAGCTGCAAAGAGAGCTccaggaggaagaagagcagCTACAGAAGCTGGAGCGGCAAGAGCTGAAGAGGGAGGGCCAGGCGGAAGAGCAGCAACAGCAAAGGCTGAGGCGCGAGCGGGAGGAGAGGCGCGAGCAGCAACTAAGGCgcaagcaggaggaggagaggcgCGAGCAGGAGGAGAGGCGCGAGCAGCGGCTGAAGCGCGA GCGCGAGCAGCGGCTGAAGCGCGAGCAGGAGGAGAGGCTTGAGCAGGAGGAGAGGCGCGAGCAGTGGCTGAAGCGCGAGCAGGAGGAGAGGCGCGAGCAGCTGCTGAAgcgcgaggaggaggaggagaggcgcGAGCAGCTGCTGAAgcgcgaggaggaggaggaggagaggcttGAGCAGGAGGAGAGGCGCGAGCAGCGGCTGAAGCGCGAGCAGGAAGAGAGGCGCGAGCAGCTGCTGAAGCgtgaggaggaagagagactCGAGCAGGAGAAGAGGCGCGAGCAGCTGGAAGAGAGGCGCCAGCAGTGGCTGAGGCGCGAGCAGGAGCTGGCTGAGGAGGAGCAGGAACAGGCCCGGGAGCGGATTAAGAGCCAGACCCCGAAGTGGCAGTGGCAGCTAGAAAACGAGGCCGACGCGCGGCAAAGCAAAGTCTACTCGAGGCCCCGCAAGCAGGAAGGGCAGAGGCGCCGTcaagagcaggaggaaaagaggcGGCGCCGGGAGCGTGAGCTGCAATGGCAGGAGGAGGAACAGGCTCGCCGgcagcagcaggaagaggagCAGCGCCGGGACTTCACTTGGCAGTGGCAGGCGGAGGAAGAGCGCCAGAGGGGCCGTCAGAGGCTGTCAGCCAGGCCCTCATTGCGCGAGCAGCGGGAGAGGCAGCTGAGAGCCGAGGAGCGCCAGCAGCGGGAACAACGGTTtctccaggaggaggaggagaaggagcagcGGCGCCGCCAGCGTCgcgagagggagagagagctgcagttcctggaggaagaggagcagctCCAGCGGCGGGAGCGTGCCCAACAGGTCCAGGAGGAGGGGTACGGCCCCCAGGAGGATCAGGAGAGGAGGCGAAGCCCGGAGCAGCGCCGCGACCAAAAATGGAGGTGGCAactagaagaagaaaggaagagacgCCACTACACGGTGTACGCCAAGCCAGCCCTACGAGGGCAGCTGAGAAAggaacagcagctgcagcagcaggaggaggaggagctgcagaGAGAGGAGCGCGAGAAGAGAAGGCGCCAGGAGCAGGAGAGACAATACCGCGAGGAAGAGCAGCTacagcaggaggaagagcagcTGCTGAGAGAGGAACGGGAGAAAAGAAGACGCCAAGAGCGGGAAAGGCAATACCGGGAGGATCAGAAGCTacagcaggaggaagagcagcTGCTGGGAGAGGAACGGGAGAAGAGAAGGCGCCGGGAGCGGGAGAGACAATACCGCAAAGAAGAGGagctgcagcaggaggaagagcagcTGCTGAGAGAGGAACGGGAGAAAAGACGACgccaggagcaagagagagaatacCGCGAGGAAGAGGAActgcagcaggaggaagagcagcTGCTGAGAGAGGAACGGGAGAAGAGAAGNNNNNNNNNNNNNNNNN CAGCACATCGGGAGGAAGATGAGCTGCAGCAGGATGGCGCCAGCCGCTGGGAGAGagtgaaaggagaagagaaggtgccaggagctggagaggcacacaaggaggaagaggagctgcagcaggaggaagagcagcTGCGGAGAGAGGAACGGGAGAAGAAAAGCAGCCAGGAGCGGGAGAGACAATACCGCAAAGAAGAGCTGCAGCAGGAAGAAGAGCAACTGCTGAGAGAGGAACGAGAGAAAAGACGCCTGGAGCTGGAAAGGCAATATCGGGAGGGAGAGCTGCAGGAGGAAAGAAGGCtggagagaggggaaagggagaggaagggtgCCAGGATGGAGGGGTGGAAGAGAA TGGAGAGGGAATGGAGGCAGCAGGAGGTGGCCCGGAGGA AATGGATGGGGACTGAAGGCCGTGGATCTGAAAAACGGCAGTgggaaccagaaaaagaaaatgcagttcgTAATAACAGGGTTTACTGCAAACGTAGAGAGAATGAACAGTTCCGGCAGTTGGAAGATTCCCAGGTGCGCGACAGACAGTCCCAGCAAGATCTGCAGCCCCTGCTGGATGAACCGCAAGAGAGAGGTGGTGAGCAAGAGAAGAGGCGCTGGCAGCAGCGCGACAGGCATTTCCCAGAGGAAGAACAACTGGAGCGAGAAGAGCAAAAGGAAGCCAAAAGGCGCGACAGGAAGTTCCAAGAGGAAAAGCAGTTgttgagagaggaaaaagagaagagagtccGTCggggaagagacagaaaattcCGCGAGGAGGAACAGCTGCTCCAGGAAAGGGAGGAACAGCAGCTGAGCCGCCAAGAGCGTGACAGAAAATTCCGCGAAGAGGAACTGCGCCGTCAGGAACGAGAGAGAAAATTCCTCGAGGAGGAACAGCAGCTGCGCCGCCAGGAGCGAGAACAACAGCTCCGCCACGACCGCGACAGAAAATTCCGCGAAGAGGAACAGCTGCTTCAGGAAAGGGAGGAACAGCAGCTGCGCCGCCAAGAGCTGAGCAGACGTACCCCCTCGAGGAGGAAACAGCAGCTACGCCGCC ACAGAAAATTCCGCTAAGAGGAACAGCTGCTCCAGGAAAGGGAGGAACAGCAGCTGCGCCGCCAAGAGCGTGACAGAAAATTCCTCGAGGAGGAACAGCAGCTGCGCCGCCAAGAGCGTGACAGAAAATTCCGCGAAGAGGAACAGCAGCTGCGCCGCCAAGAGCTGACAGAAAATCCCGCTGAAGAAACAGCATGCTCTCAGGAACTAGAGAGAAAATTCCTCCAGGAGGAACAGCAGCTGCGCCGCCAGGAACTGGAGAGAAAATTCCGTGAGGAGGAACAGCTGCGCCAAGAAACGGAGGAAGAGCAGCTGCGCCGCCAAGAGCGCGACAGAAAATTCCTGGAGGAAGAGCAGCTCCGACAGGAAAGGGAAGAACAGCAGCTGCGCCGCCAGGAGCGCGACAGAAAATTCCAAGGGAGGAGGAACAGTAGCTCCTGCCAGGAAGGGAAGACCAACAGCAGCAGGCCGGCCAGGAGCCAGGGAGAAA aggaaatgaagaaatggaaaggaatagTGGAAGGGTGGAGAAAATGGTGGAAAGGAAGGAACTGGAGCACCCGTGAGGAGGAACAGCTGCGCCAAGAAACGGAGGAAGAGCAGCTGCACCGCCAAGAACGCGACAGAAAATTCCTCGGAGAGCAAGTCTGTCAGGAAAGGAACAGCAGCCAGCCAGGAGCGGGCAGAAAATTCCGCGAGGAGGAACAGCTCCGCCAGGAGAGGGAGGAACAGCAGCTGCGCCGCCAAGAGCGTGACAGAAAATTCCGCGAGGAGGAACAGCTCCCCCAGGAGAGGGAAGAACAGCAGCTGCGCCGCCAAGATCGTGACAGAAAGTATCGCTGGGAAGAAGAGCAGCTGCAGCTTAAGAAACAGGAAGAgcagaggctcaggcaggagcgAGACGGGCAGTACCGGGCGGAGGAGCAGTTTGCCACGCAGGAGAAGAGTCGTCGTCAGGCACAAGAACTATGGCAAGAAGAAGAGCAGAAACGTCGCCAGGAACGGGAAAGGAAATTACGGGAAGAACACCTCCGCAGCCAGCAGGAGGAGGAACAGAGGCGCCGCCAAGTCCGGGAAACACAATCCCAAGAAGGGAAGGGCCATGGGCGGCTTCTGGAGCCCGGCAGTCATCAGTTTGCCAGCGTCCCAGTGCGCTCCAGCCCTCTCTATGAGTACATCCAAGAGCAGAGATCTCAATACCGCCCTTAA